One genomic region from Pseudomonas sp. R5-89-07 encodes:
- a CDS encoding glycosyltransferase family 1 protein: MNLAEQPEQSAALSAQRLVESPTLARPTLVCLSHLRWGFVYQRPQHVMSRLAKDYDVIFFEEPVLAGDEPPRLEASSPADGIEVWVPRLPEGMSAQAINEAQRQLLDERLAQRLPGDLLLWYFTPMSLAFTDHLQAQVTVFDCMDELSAFMGAPAQLVDMERLLMARADVVFTGGVSLWEVKQRQHGNAHPVPSSVDIAHFAQARDAVVEPADQASIARPRLGFFGVIDERFDIELVDQVAALRPDWQIVLVGPVVKIDPQTLPRRPNIHYLGARQYAELPAYLSGWDVALMPFALNASTRFISPTKTPEYLAGGCPVVSTAIRDVVNGYGHSGAVFIADTPQAFVSAIEGALHLKGTPDFLKRVDAALEGMSWDNTSRFMKEQIECLR, translated from the coding sequence ATGAACCTTGCAGAACAGCCTGAACAGAGTGCTGCGCTGAGTGCGCAACGCCTCGTGGAATCCCCGACCCTGGCCCGACCCACGCTGGTGTGCCTGTCCCATTTGCGCTGGGGTTTCGTTTACCAGCGCCCGCAGCATGTGATGTCGCGCCTGGCCAAAGACTACGACGTAATCTTCTTCGAAGAACCGGTGCTGGCCGGCGACGAGCCGCCGCGGCTTGAAGCCTCGAGCCCGGCAGACGGTATCGAGGTATGGGTGCCACGCCTGCCCGAAGGCATGAGTGCCCAGGCAATCAACGAAGCGCAGCGCCAATTGCTCGACGAGCGCCTTGCCCAGCGCTTACCCGGCGATCTTCTGCTCTGGTACTTCACCCCGATGAGCCTGGCATTTACCGACCATCTCCAAGCGCAGGTCACCGTGTTCGACTGCATGGATGAGCTGTCTGCGTTCATGGGCGCACCTGCGCAACTGGTGGACATGGAGCGGCTGTTGATGGCCAGGGCCGACGTGGTATTTACCGGCGGAGTGAGCCTGTGGGAGGTCAAGCAGCGCCAGCACGGCAATGCGCATCCGGTGCCCAGCAGCGTCGACATCGCGCACTTCGCCCAGGCGCGTGACGCCGTGGTCGAGCCTGCCGACCAGGCCTCGATTGCACGGCCACGCCTGGGCTTTTTCGGGGTGATCGATGAACGCTTCGACATCGAGTTGGTGGACCAGGTCGCGGCGCTGCGGCCCGACTGGCAGATCGTACTGGTGGGGCCGGTGGTCAAGATCGACCCGCAGACGCTGCCGCGTCGGCCCAATATTCATTACCTGGGGGCGCGGCAATACGCCGAGCTGCCGGCGTACCTGAGCGGCTGGGATGTGGCGCTGATGCCTTTCGCACTGAACGCGTCCACGCGGTTTATCAGCCCCACCAAAACCCCTGAATACCTGGCGGGCGGCTGTCCCGTGGTGTCTACGGCGATTCGCGATGTGGTCAATGGCTATGGCCACAGCGGCGCCGTATTCATCGCCGACACGCCGCAGGCTTTTGTCAGCGCCATTGAAGGCGCGCTGCACCTCAAAGGCACGCCCGACTTTTTAAAACGTGTCGACGCCGCCCTTGAAGGTATGTCGTGGGACAACACCAGCCGCTTCATGAAGGAGCAGATCGAATGCCTCAGATAA
- the galE gene encoding UDP-glucose 4-epimerase GalE encodes MILITGGAGYIGAHVAVQWMGRGEDVLILDNLCNSERSAIERISTLAGRPPGFVYGDVRNRRLLDTLLRDYPIDAVVHCAGLKAVGESVREPLRYYDTNVGGSVVLCQAMAQAGVFRLVFSSSATVYGDCTSMPISETCTTGQPTNPYGMSKLMCENVMKSVAGADPRWSIGLLRYFNPIGAHASGLLGEAPTSTPNNLLPYLLQVASGERQALSVYGRDYPTPDGTGVRDYIHVVDLAQGHTCALEALRERRGISVWNLGTGRGYSVLEVIKAFERVTGVHIPMTFEARRPGDIACCWADPQKSIEELGWQARHSLESMLADAWRWQCNQHRHEEVRQAN; translated from the coding sequence ATGATTTTGATAACGGGCGGTGCGGGATACATCGGTGCGCATGTCGCAGTGCAATGGATGGGGCGAGGCGAGGACGTGTTGATCCTGGATAATTTGTGCAACAGCGAACGCTCGGCCATCGAGCGCATCAGTACCCTGGCTGGCAGGCCCCCAGGGTTTGTCTACGGCGACGTACGCAACCGGCGCTTGCTCGACACGCTGTTGCGCGACTACCCGATTGACGCGGTGGTGCACTGCGCAGGGTTGAAAGCCGTCGGTGAAAGCGTGCGCGAGCCGTTGCGCTATTACGACACCAATGTCGGCGGCAGCGTGGTGCTTTGCCAGGCCATGGCGCAGGCGGGTGTGTTCAGGCTGGTGTTCAGTTCATCGGCCACCGTGTACGGGGACTGCACGAGCATGCCCATCAGCGAGACGTGCACCACCGGGCAGCCGACCAACCCGTACGGCATGTCCAAATTGATGTGTGAAAACGTGATGAAAAGCGTGGCCGGCGCCGACCCGCGCTGGTCGATAGGCCTGCTGCGCTACTTCAACCCCATCGGCGCCCACGCTTCCGGTTTGCTGGGCGAGGCACCGACCAGTACACCGAATAATCTGCTGCCCTATTTGCTGCAAGTTGCCAGCGGCGAACGTCAGGCGTTGTCGGTTTACGGCCGAGACTACCCAACCCCGGACGGCACCGGCGTTCGCGATTACATCCATGTCGTCGACCTGGCGCAGGGCCATACCTGCGCGCTCGAAGCGCTGCGCGAGCGGCGTGGTATCAGTGTGTGGAACCTGGGAACGGGGCGTGGGTATTCGGTGCTGGAGGTGATCAAGGCTTTCGAAAGAGTCACCGGTGTGCACATACCCATGACCTTCGAAGCGCGCCGGCCAGGGGATATCGCCTGCTGCTGGGCCGACCCGCAAAAGTCAATCGAAGAGCTGGGCTGGCAGGCGCGTCACTCATTGGAAAGCAT
- a CDS encoding beta-glucosidase yields MNAQTQGGPREQISLFDSFVMAGYECSSQRRQDGQRLDLLESTGHARWVDKDYRQLAGLNVRCARDGLRWHLIERSPGRYDWSSLLPMLRAAREHSLQVIWDLCHYGYPDDLDIWRPSFIDRFARFAGEVAKLMSDEGIQRPFYSPVNEISFWSWAGGDVGYFNPNACGRGQELKHQLVRASIAAIEAIRERAPAARFVQCDPLINVVSASRRSEEIDHAERYRLAQFEAWDLLTGRQWPGLGGQEHYLDIIGANFYPHNQWYFQGDRIMRGAPDYRPLAGMLKELHQRYQRPLLISETGAEDQARVPWLSYVVEQVLTALRRGVPVQGICWYPFLDYPGWDDGRYCPTGVFGYPDGEGERAPFHPLHMQLQAVPDRVRACLRELDRLQSARQRP; encoded by the coding sequence ATGAACGCACAAACCCAGGGAGGGCCACGCGAACAGATCAGTCTGTTCGACAGCTTCGTGATGGCCGGCTACGAATGTTCCAGCCAGCGCCGCCAGGACGGCCAGCGCCTGGACCTGCTGGAAAGCACCGGCCACGCGCGTTGGGTGGACAAGGACTACCGGCAACTGGCGGGCCTGAACGTACGCTGTGCCCGCGACGGTTTGCGCTGGCACCTGATCGAACGCAGCCCTGGCCGCTACGACTGGAGCAGCTTGCTGCCGATGCTCAGGGCCGCGCGCGAGCACTCGCTGCAAGTGATATGGGACCTTTGTCATTACGGCTATCCCGATGACCTGGACATCTGGCGCCCGTCATTCATCGACCGCTTCGCCCGCTTTGCCGGCGAGGTGGCCAAGCTGATGAGCGATGAAGGCATCCAGCGGCCGTTCTACTCGCCGGTCAACGAGATATCGTTCTGGAGCTGGGCGGGGGGTGACGTCGGTTATTTCAACCCGAACGCATGCGGGCGAGGGCAGGAGCTCAAGCACCAGTTGGTGCGCGCCAGCATCGCGGCAATCGAGGCGATTCGCGAGCGTGCGCCTGCTGCGCGTTTCGTGCAGTGCGACCCGTTGATCAACGTGGTGTCAGCGTCGCGTCGCAGCGAAGAGATCGATCACGCCGAACGTTATCGGCTGGCTCAATTCGAAGCGTGGGACTTGTTGACCGGGCGGCAATGGCCGGGCCTGGGTGGGCAGGAGCATTACCTGGACATCATCGGCGCCAATTTCTACCCGCACAACCAGTGGTATTTCCAGGGTGATCGCATCATGCGCGGGGCGCCTGATTACCGCCCGCTGGCCGGGATGCTCAAGGAGCTGCACCAGCGCTATCAGCGGCCACTGCTGATTTCCGAAACCGGCGCCGAGGATCAAGCACGGGTGCCCTGGCTGAGCTACGTGGTGGAGCAGGTGCTCACAGCGCTCAGGCGCGGGGTTCCCGTGCAAGGTATCTGCTGGTATCCCTTTCTCGATTACCCCGGCTGGGATGACGGCCGTTACTGCCCCACCGGCGTTTTCGGCTACCCGGACGGAGAGGGCGAGCGCGCGCCCTTTCACCCTTTGC
- the glf gene encoding UDP-galactopyranose mutase: protein MPQINLEAATSGPSCQPARSVYDYLIVGAGFAGSVMAERLAEGLGRHVLLIDRRAHVAGNAYDHYDAAGVLVHRYGPHIFHTNAQRIVDYLSRFTEWRPYEHRVLAKVDEQLVPIPINLTTLNTLYGLSMTPEQAEVFLAERAEPVATIRTSEDVVVNQIGRTLYEKFFRGYTRKQWGLDPAELDKSVTSRIPTRTHTDDRYFTDTFQMMPRDGYTRLFERMLDHPRIDVLLSTDFKAVREVVKFKHIIYCGPIDEYFDFQLGRLPYRSLRFEHQTLEQERYQPVAVVNFPDQQVPYTRITEYKHLTGQEHPCTSISYEFPCDEGDPYYPVPRPENAELYKRYKALAQQTPNVTFLGRLGTYKYYNMDQVVGQALALYRDIEAASSEVAVEAGLEAP, encoded by the coding sequence ATGCCTCAGATAAATCTTGAAGCCGCCACGTCCGGACCGTCCTGCCAGCCGGCGCGCAGTGTTTATGATTACCTGATCGTCGGTGCCGGGTTTGCCGGCAGCGTGATGGCCGAGCGCCTGGCCGAGGGGCTCGGCCGCCATGTGCTGTTGATCGACCGTCGCGCCCATGTGGCCGGCAACGCTTACGATCATTACGATGCAGCGGGCGTGCTGGTGCACCGCTACGGCCCGCACATTTTCCACACCAATGCCCAGCGCATTGTCGATTACCTGTCACGCTTCACCGAGTGGCGGCCCTACGAGCACCGTGTGCTGGCGAAGGTGGATGAGCAGTTGGTGCCGATTCCCATCAACCTCACCACGCTCAATACGCTGTACGGTTTGTCGATGACGCCTGAGCAAGCCGAAGTGTTCCTGGCCGAGCGGGCCGAACCGGTGGCGACGATTCGCACGTCAGAAGACGTGGTGGTCAATCAGATCGGGCGAACGCTGTACGAGAAGTTCTTCCGTGGCTACACCCGCAAGCAATGGGGCCTGGACCCTGCCGAGCTGGACAAATCGGTGACCTCGCGCATTCCCACCCGCACCCATACCGACGATCGCTATTTCACCGACACCTTCCAGATGATGCCCCGCGATGGCTATACGCGCCTGTTCGAACGGATGCTCGATCACCCGCGCATTGACGTGCTGCTGAGCACCGACTTCAAGGCCGTGCGCGAGGTGGTCAAGTTCAAGCACATCATTTATTGCGGGCCGATCGACGAATACTTCGATTTCCAATTGGGCCGCTTGCCCTATCGCTCGCTGCGCTTCGAACACCAGACCCTCGAACAGGAACGCTATCAGCCGGTGGCGGTGGTCAACTTTCCCGACCAGCAGGTGCCCTATACCCGCATCACCGAGTACAAGCACCTGACCGGCCAGGAGCATCCGTGCACCAGCATCAGTTATGAGTTTCCCTGCGATGAGGGCGACCCTTATTACCCGGTCCCGCGCCCCGAAAACGCCGAGCTGTACAAACGCTACAAGGCGCTGGCCCAGCAGACGCCAAATGTGACGTTCCTCGGGCGCCTGGGCACCTACAAGTATTACAACATGGACCAGGTGGTCGGCCAGGCCCTGGCGTTGTACCGCGATATCGAGGCCGCGAGCAGCGAAGTCGCCGTTGAAGCGGGGCTCGAAGCTCCATGA